A genomic segment from Gilvibacter sp. SZ-19 encodes:
- a CDS encoding heavy-metal-associated domain-containing protein, producing MNKLLVLPILVLSLISFQLNAQCCPTSKSDKKVTINNNQQTVKIVKFKITGITCAGCSNTIYKALKEANGIIEHSVKYPGDIAIIEFDDTKTSIEALKKVIEKKGYKVKVVKENIEGKA from the coding sequence ATGAATAAATTATTAGTTCTACCAATTCTTGTATTGTCATTAATTTCATTTCAGCTAAATGCTCAATGTTGCCCAACTTCAAAAAGCGATAAAAAGGTCACAATAAACAATAATCAACAAACAGTGAAAATAGTTAAATTTAAAATCACTGGTATTACTTGTGCAGGGTGTTCCAATACTATTTATAAGGCACTTAAAGAAGCTAATGGGATAATCGAACATTCAGTTAAATATCCTGGTGATATAGCCATTATTGAGTTTGATGACACAAAAACCAGCATTGAGGCCTTAAAAAAGGTTATCGAAAAGAAAGGTTATAAAGTAAAAGTTGTAAAAGAAAA